A genomic region of Streptomyces sp. NBC_00247 contains the following coding sequences:
- a CDS encoding nuclear transport factor 2 family protein, whose product MTTPEGSDENGAPGVPDAAADVAAVERANTDFYEAMESGDYERLADRWLPGEDLTVSCVHPGWPVLRGRGDVLRSYALIMANTEYIQFILTDVDVAMTGDTALVNCTENILSGGPAEGDDTVGPLVGQLVVATNVFRRTPDGWKLWSHHGSPVLTESDEEPERESPA is encoded by the coding sequence GTGACCACGCCCGAGGGCTCCGACGAGAACGGCGCCCCCGGCGTCCCGGACGCGGCAGCCGACGTCGCCGCCGTCGAACGGGCGAACACCGACTTCTACGAGGCGATGGAGAGCGGCGACTACGAACGCCTCGCCGACCGCTGGCTGCCCGGGGAGGACCTCACGGTCTCCTGCGTCCACCCCGGCTGGCCGGTGCTCCGGGGGCGCGGCGACGTGCTGCGCAGCTACGCGCTCATCATGGCGAACACCGAGTACATCCAGTTCATCCTGACCGACGTCGACGTCGCCATGACCGGGGACACCGCCCTGGTCAACTGCACGGAGAACATCCTCAGCGGCGGCCCCGCCGAGGGCGACGACACCGTGGGCCCACTGGTCGGCCAGCTGGTCGTCGCGACCAACGTGTTCCGGCGCACCCCGGACGGCTGGAAGCTCTGGTCCCACCACGGGTCGCCGGTGCTGACCGAGTCCGACGAGGAACCGGAACGGGAGTCCCCGGCCTGA
- a CDS encoding ABC transporter permease, producing MAGSNCLVTNDWICGEYLRSRGQELTDATVQHVWITAVSVAIGLVIAFPLALLARRGRHFAGPVLGLTTVIYTVPSLAMFSLLLPVFGLSAALVVTGLVLYSLTILVRNILAGLEAVPEEAKEAARGMGYGPARLLWEVEIPLALPALMAGLRIASVSTVALTTVGSLVGKGGLGNLIRDALPSLFKAQVLAASVLCVLLAVAADLLLLGVQRWLTPWTRVRAGARGPVTEPAPEPAPVAEAVTKEAG from the coding sequence ATGGCCGGATCGAACTGCCTGGTGACGAACGACTGGATCTGCGGCGAGTACCTCCGCAGCCGCGGCCAGGAGTTGACGGACGCGACCGTCCAGCACGTCTGGATCACCGCCGTATCGGTGGCGATCGGGCTGGTGATCGCCTTTCCGCTGGCTCTTCTCGCCCGGCGGGGGCGGCACTTCGCCGGGCCGGTCCTCGGACTGACCACGGTGATCTACACCGTGCCCTCGCTGGCGATGTTCTCCCTGCTGCTGCCCGTGTTCGGGCTGTCCGCCGCGCTGGTGGTCACCGGACTGGTGCTGTACTCGCTGACCATCCTCGTACGGAACATCCTGGCCGGGCTGGAAGCGGTGCCCGAGGAGGCCAAGGAGGCGGCGCGCGGCATGGGATACGGCCCCGCCCGGCTTCTCTGGGAGGTCGAGATCCCCCTCGCGCTGCCCGCGCTGATGGCCGGTCTGCGGATCGCCTCGGTGTCCACCGTGGCGCTCACCACGGTCGGCTCGCTCGTCGGCAAGGGCGGTCTCGGCAACCTCATCCGGGACGCCCTGCCGAGCCTCTTCAAGGCCCAGGTGCTGGCCGCCTCGGTGCTCTGCGTGCTGCTCGCCGTCGCGGCGGACCTGCTGCTGCTCGGTGTGCAGCGGTGGCTGACGCCGTGGACCCGGGTACGGGCGGGCGCCCGGGGGCCCGTGACGGAACCGGCGCCGGAGCCCGCGCCGGTGGCCGAGGCCGTGACGAAGGAGGCGGGCTGA
- a CDS encoding ABC transporter permease, with amino-acid sequence MGVVADAWTWLVTGSNWSGPDGAAHRLAEHLYVSGLALLVACALALPLGLRLGHLGRGGALAINISNVGRAVPVFAVLALFMLTPMRNSGYLPTVIALVLFAVPPLLTNTYVGMTGVDRAVVEAARGMGMSGAQVFLRVELPLAHPMIMAGLRSAAVQVVATASIAAMAGLGGLGRVITAGFNRYDTAQVFAGAVLVALLALVVEGVLLALDRLLSPLRRRGRRA; translated from the coding sequence GTGGGAGTGGTCGCGGACGCCTGGACCTGGCTGGTCACGGGTTCCAACTGGTCCGGTCCGGACGGTGCGGCGCACCGCCTCGCCGAACATCTCTACGTCAGCGGGCTCGCGCTCCTGGTGGCCTGCGCGCTCGCGCTGCCCCTCGGGCTCCGGCTCGGCCACCTCGGCCGGGGCGGCGCGCTCGCCATCAACATCTCCAACGTGGGCCGGGCGGTGCCCGTCTTCGCGGTGCTCGCCCTGTTCATGCTCACGCCGATGCGTAATTCCGGTTATCTGCCGACGGTGATCGCCCTGGTGCTCTTCGCGGTGCCGCCGCTGCTCACCAACACCTACGTCGGCATGACCGGGGTGGACCGCGCGGTGGTGGAGGCCGCCCGGGGTATGGGGATGTCCGGGGCACAGGTCTTCCTCCGGGTGGAGCTGCCGCTCGCCCACCCCATGATCATGGCCGGGCTGCGGTCCGCCGCCGTGCAGGTGGTGGCCACCGCCTCGATCGCGGCGATGGCCGGGCTCGGCGGGCTCGGACGCGTCATCACCGCAGGATTCAACCGGTACGACACCGCCCAGGTCTTCGCGGGAGCGGTCCTGGTCGCCCTGCTCGCCCTGGTGGTGGAGGGCGTGCTGCTGGCGCTCGACCGGCTGCTCTCGCCGCTGCGGCGCCGGGGGCGCCGGGCGTGA
- a CDS encoding ABC transporter ATP-binding protein — translation MIRFENVTKRYDDGTTAVDSLSFEVAEGELVTLVGPSGCGKTTTMKMVNRLIEPTEGRVYLDGEDISAIDPVQLRRRIGYVIQQVGLFPHRTVLENTATVPHLLGWKRAKARERAAELLDLVGLDPSVHGDRYPEQLSGGQRQRVGVARALAADPPVLLMDEPFGAVDPVVREHLQNEFLGLQERVRKTILFVTHDIEEAVRLGDRIAVYGQGRIEQFDSPARVLGAPATPYVADFVGADRGLKRLSVTPVEEADLDRPPVVRPGEPLRDATARIAGEGARWAVVLDGEDRPLGWLPAGTEPSPTLGKDATVREGLRPMDARLPLGAPLRGALAAMLQHDAGWIAVVDDEESGRYLGALTPGRLHEALRRSVGADAAGRPRAQIALETVADAGRPAR, via the coding sequence TTGATCCGCTTCGAGAACGTCACCAAGCGGTACGACGACGGCACGACGGCCGTCGACTCGCTCTCCTTCGAGGTGGCCGAGGGCGAACTCGTCACGCTCGTGGGGCCGTCAGGATGTGGCAAGACGACCACCATGAAGATGGTGAACCGGCTGATCGAACCGACCGAGGGACGCGTGTACCTCGACGGTGAGGACATATCCGCGATCGATCCCGTCCAACTCCGGCGCCGTATCGGCTATGTGATCCAGCAAGTGGGCCTCTTCCCGCACAGGACGGTCCTGGAGAACACCGCCACCGTTCCCCATCTCCTCGGATGGAAACGCGCCAAGGCCCGGGAGCGGGCCGCGGAACTCCTGGACCTGGTCGGCCTCGACCCGTCCGTGCACGGCGACCGCTACCCCGAGCAGCTCTCCGGCGGACAGCGCCAACGCGTCGGCGTGGCACGCGCGTTGGCCGCCGACCCGCCGGTCCTGCTGATGGACGAGCCGTTCGGCGCGGTCGACCCGGTGGTCCGCGAACACCTCCAGAACGAGTTCCTGGGACTCCAGGAGCGGGTACGCAAGACCATCCTCTTCGTCACCCACGACATCGAGGAGGCCGTCCGCCTCGGCGACCGGATCGCCGTCTACGGGCAGGGCAGGATCGAGCAGTTCGACTCCCCCGCCCGGGTGCTCGGCGCCCCCGCCACCCCGTACGTCGCGGACTTCGTCGGCGCCGACCGAGGCCTGAAGCGGCTCTCGGTCACCCCCGTGGAGGAAGCCGACCTCGACCGGCCCCCGGTCGTCCGCCCCGGCGAACCGCTCCGGGACGCCACCGCCCGGATCGCCGGGGAGGGCGCCCGGTGGGCGGTGGTGCTGGACGGGGAGGACCGCCCGCTGGGCTGGCTGCCCGCCGGGACGGAGCCGTCGCCGACCCTCGGCAAGGACGCCACCGTCCGCGAGGGGCTGCGCCCCATGGACGCCCGACTCCCGCTCGGCGCCCCGCTCCGCGGGGCCCTCGCCGCGATGCTCCAGCACGACGCGGGGTGGATCGCCGTCGTGGACGACGAGGAGTCGGGCCGCTATCTCGGCGCCCTCACCCCCGGCCGGCTCCACGAGGCCCTGCGCCGCTCGGTCGGCGCCGACGCCGCCGGCCGGCCCCGGGCCCAGATCGCGCTGGAGACGGTCGCGGACGCGGGACGGCCGGCCCGCTGA
- the folE gene encoding GTP cyclohydrolase I FolE, protein MTDPVTLDGAHANGPYGEFDEKRAEAAVRELLIAVGEDPDREGLLETPGRVARAYREIFAGLFQEAGDVLTTTFDLGHDEMVLVKDIEVFSTCEHHLVPFRGVAHVGYIPATSGKITGLSKLARLVDVYARRPQVQERLTTQVAESLMEILEPRGVIVVIECEHMCMSMRGIRKPGAKTITSAVRGQLRDPATRAEAMSLIMAR, encoded by the coding sequence ATGACCGACCCGGTGACGCTGGACGGCGCTCACGCGAACGGCCCGTACGGCGAGTTCGACGAGAAGCGGGCCGAGGCCGCCGTACGGGAGCTGCTGATCGCGGTGGGCGAGGACCCGGACCGTGAAGGGCTCCTGGAGACCCCGGGGCGCGTCGCGCGGGCGTACCGGGAGATCTTCGCGGGGCTCTTCCAGGAGGCCGGGGACGTCCTGACGACCACGTTCGACCTGGGGCACGACGAGATGGTCCTGGTGAAGGACATCGAGGTCTTCTCCACCTGCGAGCACCACCTGGTGCCGTTCCGGGGGGTCGCGCACGTGGGGTACATCCCGGCGACCTCGGGGAAGATCACCGGGCTCTCCAAGCTGGCCCGCCTGGTGGACGTCTACGCCCGCCGGCCGCAGGTCCAGGAGCGGCTCACCACGCAGGTCGCCGAGTCGCTGATGGAGATCCTGGAGCCGCGCGGCGTCATCGTCGTCATCGAGTGCGAGCACATGTGCATGTCGATGCGGGGCATCCGCAAGCCCGGGGCGAAGACGATCACCTCGGCCGTGCGCGGGCAGCTCCGCGACCCGGCGACGCGGGCCGAGGCGATGAGCCTCATCATGGCCCGCTGA
- the ftsH gene encoding ATP-dependent zinc metalloprotease FtsH has protein sequence MDVKRYFRGPVMWIVLAVLAVVVLMQVVGSSGGYKTVDTAKVVQAISKNQVESAKLTTGDEQILKVELKDGQKLKGESGSKFQASYIGSQGVDLADTLQQKFESGDIEKGYTVSPSKQSPFLSILLSLLPFVLIVVIFLFLMNQMQGGGSKVMQFGKSKAKLITKDTPKTTFADVAGSDEAVEELQEIKEFLQEPAKFQAVGAKIPKGVLLYGPPGTGKTLLARAVAGEAGVPFYSISGSDFVEMFVGVGASRVRDLFEQAKANAPAIVFVDEIDAVGRHRGAGMGGGHDEREQTLNQLLVEMDGFDVKGGVILIAATNRPDILDPALLRPGRFDRQIAVDRPDMMGRLEILKVHKKGKPVTDDVDLNAVARRTPGFTGADLANVLNEAALLTARGNKKLIDNSTLDEAIDRVVAGPQKRTRIMSEKEKKITAYHEGGHALVAAASPQSDPVHKITILSRGRALGYTMVLPEEDKYSTTRNEMLDQLAYMLGGRAAEELVFHDPTTGAANDIEKASATARAMVTQYGMTERLGAIKFGGDNTEPFVGREMGHQRDYSEEVAALVDEEVKKLIETAHNEAWEILVENRDILDTLVLQLLEKETLGKEEIAEIFAPLVKRPARPAWTGSARRTPSTRPPVLSPKELALTNGSAAANGSAASSDAAPAKDISSEDRPES, from the coding sequence ATGGACGTGAAGCGATACTTCCGTGGGCCGGTCATGTGGATCGTGCTGGCCGTCCTCGCCGTGGTCGTGTTGATGCAGGTCGTCGGCTCGTCCGGCGGCTACAAGACGGTGGACACCGCCAAGGTGGTCCAGGCGATCAGCAAGAACCAGGTGGAGTCGGCCAAGCTGACCACCGGTGACGAACAAATCCTCAAGGTCGAGCTGAAGGACGGCCAGAAGCTCAAGGGCGAGTCCGGCAGCAAGTTCCAGGCCAGCTACATCGGCAGCCAGGGCGTCGACCTCGCCGACACGCTGCAGCAGAAGTTCGAGAGCGGTGACATCGAGAAGGGTTACACCGTCTCGCCGTCGAAGCAGTCGCCGTTCCTCTCGATCCTGCTGTCGCTCCTGCCCTTCGTCCTCATCGTGGTCATCTTCCTGTTCCTGATGAACCAGATGCAGGGTGGCGGCTCCAAGGTCATGCAGTTCGGCAAGTCCAAGGCCAAGCTGATCACCAAGGACACGCCGAAGACGACGTTCGCCGACGTGGCGGGCTCGGACGAGGCCGTCGAAGAGCTCCAGGAGATCAAGGAGTTCCTCCAGGAGCCGGCGAAGTTCCAGGCCGTCGGCGCCAAGATCCCCAAGGGCGTCCTGCTCTACGGGCCGCCCGGTACGGGCAAGACGCTGCTCGCACGCGCCGTCGCCGGCGAAGCGGGCGTGCCGTTCTACTCGATCTCCGGATCCGACTTCGTCGAGATGTTCGTCGGTGTCGGTGCCTCCCGGGTACGCGACCTCTTCGAGCAGGCCAAGGCGAACGCCCCGGCGATCGTCTTCGTCGACGAGATCGACGCCGTCGGCCGCCACCGCGGTGCCGGCATGGGCGGCGGTCACGACGAGCGCGAGCAGACGCTCAACCAGCTGCTCGTCGAGATGGACGGCTTCGACGTCAAGGGTGGCGTGATCCTGATCGCCGCGACCAACCGGCCGGACATCCTCGACCCGGCGCTGCTGCGCCCGGGCCGGTTCGACCGCCAGATCGCGGTGGACCGCCCGGACATGATGGGGCGCCTGGAGATCCTCAAGGTGCACAAGAAGGGCAAGCCGGTCACCGACGACGTCGACCTGAACGCCGTCGCCCGACGTACCCCCGGCTTCACCGGCGCCGACCTGGCGAACGTGCTGAACGAAGCGGCGCTCCTCACGGCGCGCGGCAACAAGAAGCTGATCGACAACTCCACCCTGGACGAAGCGATCGACCGCGTCGTGGCCGGCCCGCAGAAGCGGACCCGGATCATGTCCGAGAAGGAGAAGAAGATCACCGCGTACCACGAGGGCGGCCACGCCCTGGTAGCGGCGGCTTCCCCCCAGTCGGACCCGGTGCACAAGATCACGATCCTCTCCCGCGGCCGTGCCCTCGGTTACACGATGGTGCTCCCGGAGGAGGACAAGTACTCCACGACGCGCAACGAGATGCTCGACCAGCTCGCGTACATGCTGGGTGGGCGCGCTGCCGAGGAGCTGGTCTTCCACGACCCGACCACCGGTGCCGCCAACGACATCGAGAAGGCCAGTGCCACGGCCCGCGCGATGGTGACGCAGTACGGCATGACCGAGCGGCTCGGCGCGATCAAGTTCGGCGGTGACAACACCGAGCCGTTCGTGGGCCGCGAGATGGGCCACCAGCGCGACTACTCGGAAGAGGTCGCGGCGCTCGTCGACGAGGAGGTCAAGAAGCTCATCGAGACCGCCCACAACGAAGCGTGGGAGATCCTGGTCGAGAACCGCGACATCCTCGACACCCTGGTCCTCCAGCTCCTGGAGAAGGAGACCCTGGGCAAGGAGGAGATCGCGGAGATCTTCGCCCCGCTCGTGAAGCGTCCGGCCCGTCCGGCGTGGACCGGTTCGGCCCGGCGCACCCCGTCGACGCGTCCGCCGGTGCTCTCGCCGAAGGAGCTCGCGCTGACCAACGGCTCGGCCGCTGCCAACGGCTCGGCGGCTTCCTCGGACGCCGCCCCGGCCAAGGACATCTCCTCGGAGGACCGTCCGGAGAGCTGA
- the folP gene encoding dihydropteroate synthase codes for MSTLRGRGTVEGLPEWDRCAVMGVVNVTPDSFSDGGRWFDTTAAIKRGLALMADGADLIDVGGESTRPGASRVDEDEELRRVVPVVQGLVAEGAVVSVDTMRARVAERSVAAGGVLVNDVSGGLADPDMVRVVAETGAPFVVMHWRGFSESMNARAVYADVVGEVVTELRARVDAVVAGGVAPERIVIDPGLGFAKDTAQDLALVAHLDALHGLGRPLLVAASRKRFLGRTLAGPDGTPPPARERDAATAAISTISARAGAWAVRVHEVRASADAVRVCRAVEGAV; via the coding sequence ATGAGTACGTTGCGCGGACGGGGCACGGTCGAGGGCCTGCCGGAGTGGGACCGCTGTGCGGTCATGGGTGTCGTCAACGTGACCCCCGACTCCTTCTCCGACGGAGGCCGGTGGTTCGACACCACGGCCGCGATCAAGCGCGGGCTGGCCCTGATGGCCGACGGCGCGGACCTGATCGACGTCGGCGGTGAGTCGACACGGCCCGGCGCGAGCCGGGTCGACGAGGACGAGGAGCTGCGCCGGGTGGTACCGGTCGTCCAGGGCCTGGTCGCCGAGGGCGCCGTGGTCTCCGTGGACACCATGCGGGCCCGGGTCGCCGAGCGGTCCGTCGCGGCCGGCGGTGTGCTCGTGAACGACGTCAGCGGCGGGCTGGCCGACCCGGACATGGTCCGGGTGGTCGCCGAGACCGGGGCGCCCTTCGTGGTGATGCACTGGCGCGGCTTCAGCGAGTCCATGAACGCCCGGGCGGTGTACGCGGACGTGGTCGGCGAGGTCGTCACCGAGCTGCGCGCACGCGTGGACGCCGTGGTCGCGGGCGGGGTGGCACCCGAGCGGATCGTGATCGACCCGGGCCTCGGCTTCGCCAAGGACACCGCCCAGGACCTGGCGCTCGTCGCGCACCTGGACGCGCTGCACGGTCTCGGCCGTCCGCTGCTGGTGGCCGCCTCCCGCAAGCGGTTCCTCGGGCGGACCCTGGCCGGTCCGGACGGCACCCCGCCGCCGGCCCGCGAGCGCGACGCCGCGACCGCCGCGATCTCCACGATCTCCGCCCGGGCGGGTGCCTGGGCGGTCCGGGTCCACGAGGTCCGGGCCAGCGCCGACGCCGTACGCGTGTGCCGTGCCGTCGAAGGAGCCGTGTGA
- a CDS encoding ABC transporter substrate-binding protein has protein sequence MSRTSRIAGAVIGTIALAGSLAACGGDSLEKDSGKSGSSAPAEAEKGSLVIGSAAFTESKVLAELYSQILGDGGWKTSITTVENRELYEPSLEKGEIDVIPEYAATLAEFLNAKVNGAKEAEKTPVASGDVAATVAALEKLASPLGLKVLPAGEAVDQNAFAVTKEFAAKNKLTTLSDLGKSKIKVKIAAGDECAVRPFCAPGLKATYGIDVAGIDPKGVGTPQAKQAVKDGVDQLVLTTTTDAVLDAYDLVFLEDDKHLQNADNLLPVVNAKDAGSPEVAELLAKVTGALTTEDLAELNRKVDAERAKPADVAKEYLTSKGLIG, from the coding sequence ATGAGCAGAACCTCGCGCATAGCGGGTGCGGTCATCGGGACGATCGCGTTGGCCGGGTCGCTCGCGGCCTGCGGGGGCGACAGCCTGGAGAAGGACAGCGGCAAGAGCGGTTCCTCCGCCCCGGCGGAGGCCGAGAAGGGCAGCCTCGTCATCGGCTCCGCCGCCTTCACCGAGTCGAAGGTGCTCGCCGAGCTGTACTCCCAGATCCTCGGCGACGGCGGCTGGAAAACCTCCATCACCACCGTGGAGAACAGGGAGCTGTACGAACCCTCCCTGGAGAAGGGCGAGATCGACGTCATCCCCGAATACGCGGCGACCCTCGCGGAATTCCTCAACGCCAAGGTGAACGGCGCGAAGGAGGCGGAGAAGACCCCGGTCGCCTCCGGTGACGTCGCGGCCACCGTCGCCGCGCTGGAGAAGCTGGCGTCCCCGCTCGGACTGAAGGTCCTTCCGGCCGGAGAGGCGGTCGACCAGAATGCGTTCGCGGTGACCAAGGAATTCGCCGCGAAGAACAAGCTGACGACGCTTTCCGATCTTGGAAAGTCGAAGATCAAGGTGAAGATCGCGGCCGGCGACGAGTGCGCGGTACGGCCCTTCTGCGCCCCCGGGCTGAAGGCGACGTACGGCATCGACGTGGCGGGCATCGACCCCAAGGGCGTCGGTACTCCGCAGGCCAAGCAGGCGGTGAAGGACGGGGTGGACCAGCTCGTACTGACCACCACCACGGACGCCGTCCTGGACGCGTACGACCTGGTCTTCCTGGAGGACGACAAGCACCTCCAGAACGCCGACAACCTCCTTCCCGTGGTGAATGCCAAGGACGCCGGTTCGCCGGAGGTCGCCGAACTGCTGGCGAAGGTCACGGGTGCTCTCACCACGGAGGATCTCGCGGAACTCAACCGCAAGGTCGACGCGGAGCGCGCCAAGCCGGCGGACGTCGCGAAGGAGTACCTGACGTCGAAGGGCCTGATCGGCTGA
- a CDS encoding DUF3180 domain-containing protein has protein sequence MKQLRLRVLAGLFAAAGVLSWAAARLWDSLGTLPSVPLAAPIVLAAIAAVLLATALSLRSRLRAQRERRPGAKGVEPLMAARALVFGQASALVAALVAGMYGGTAVFLLSHLDLAPRRDQAIYAGAAVVASFAVIAAALFLEHVCKLPEDHDDDKSVAAA, from the coding sequence GTGAAGCAACTACGGCTCCGAGTGCTGGCCGGCCTCTTCGCCGCCGCGGGCGTGCTGTCCTGGGCGGCCGCCCGCCTCTGGGATTCCCTGGGCACCCTGCCGAGCGTCCCGTTGGCCGCACCGATCGTGCTCGCGGCCATCGCCGCGGTCCTGCTGGCGACGGCCCTCTCGCTGCGCTCCCGGCTCCGCGCCCAGCGCGAGCGCCGCCCCGGGGCCAAGGGCGTCGAACCGCTGATGGCGGCGAGGGCCCTCGTCTTCGGCCAGGCCAGCGCCCTGGTGGCCGCCCTGGTCGCCGGGATGTACGGCGGCACCGCCGTGTTCCTGCTGAGCCATCTCGACCTGGCGCCACGCCGCGACCAGGCGATCTACGCCGGCGCCGCCGTGGTGGCCTCCTTCGCCGTCATCGCCGCGGCCCTCTTCCTGGAGCACGTCTGCAAGCTCCCCGAGGACCACGACGACGACAAGAGCGTGGCCGCGGCCTGA
- the folK gene encoding 2-amino-4-hydroxy-6-hydroxymethyldihydropteridine diphosphokinase, with translation MTAFSARGQSDPTVQPVPASVVQQVDDADITLSNPKRAVISLGSNLGNRLETLQGAIDALEDTPGVRVKAVSPVYETEPWGVEPGSQPSYFNAVVVVKTTLPPSSLLERGQAIEEAFDRVREERWGPRTIDVDIVAYADVVSDDPHLTLPHPRAGERAFVLAPWHDVDPEAQLPGAGPVAGLLAAIGRDGVLPRADLELRLPE, from the coding sequence ATGACAGCATTTTCCGCCCGCGGGCAGAGCGATCCCACGGTCCAGCCGGTGCCGGCCTCGGTCGTCCAGCAGGTGGACGACGCCGACATCACCCTCTCCAACCCCAAGCGGGCCGTGATCTCCCTCGGCTCCAACCTGGGCAACCGCCTGGAGACCCTCCAGGGCGCCATCGACGCCCTGGAGGACACCCCCGGCGTCCGGGTCAAAGCGGTCTCCCCGGTGTACGAGACGGAGCCCTGGGGCGTGGAGCCCGGCTCCCAGCCCTCGTACTTCAACGCGGTGGTCGTGGTGAAGACGACGCTGCCGCCGTCCTCGCTGCTGGAGCGCGGCCAGGCCATCGAGGAGGCCTTCGACCGGGTCCGCGAGGAGCGCTGGGGACCCCGCACCATCGACGTCGACATCGTCGCGTACGCCGACGTGGTCTCCGACGACCCGCACCTCACCCTGCCGCATCCCCGCGCCGGGGAGCGGGCCTTCGTCCTCGCGCCCTGGCACGACGTGGACCCCGAGGCCCAGCTGCCGGGCGCCGGTCCCGTCGCGGGGCTGCTGGCCGCGATCGGGCGGGACGGCGTGCTGCCCCGGGCCGACCTGGAACTCCGCCTGCCCGAGTGA
- the hpt gene encoding hypoxanthine phosphoribosyltransferase, protein MGSDLQSVLLTKEEIDAKLVELAAKIDAEYAGKDLLLVGVLKGAVMVMADLARALSTPATMDWMAVSSYGAGTQSSGVVRILKDLDTDIKGKHVLIVEDIIDSGLTLSWLLSNLGSREPASLEVCTLLRKPDAAKVAIDVKWIGFDIPNEFVVGYGLDYAEKYRNLPFVGTLAPHVYGG, encoded by the coding sequence ATGGGCAGCGACCTCCAGTCGGTGCTCCTCACGAAGGAAGAGATCGACGCGAAACTCGTCGAGCTCGCCGCCAAGATCGACGCGGAGTACGCGGGCAAGGATCTGCTCCTCGTCGGGGTCCTCAAGGGCGCGGTGATGGTCATGGCCGACCTGGCCCGCGCGCTGTCCACCCCCGCCACCATGGACTGGATGGCCGTCTCGTCGTACGGCGCGGGCACCCAGTCCTCCGGGGTCGTCCGCATCCTCAAGGACCTGGACACCGACATCAAGGGCAAGCACGTCCTGATCGTCGAGGACATCATCGACTCCGGGCTGACGCTGTCCTGGCTGCTCTCCAACCTGGGCTCGCGCGAGCCGGCGAGCCTGGAGGTCTGCACCCTGCTGCGCAAGCCGGACGCCGCCAAGGTCGCGATCGACGTGAAGTGGATCGGCTTCGACATCCCCAACGAGTTCGTCGTCGGCTACGGGCTGGACTACGCGGAGAAGTACCGCAACCTCCCCTTCGTCGGCACCCTCGCCCCGCACGTCTACGGCGGCTGA
- the folB gene encoding dihydroneopterin aldolase: protein MDRVALRGLKARGHHGVFPREREEGQTFIVDLALSLDTRAAAAADDLSRTVHYGIVAEEVVAIVEGEPVDLIETLAERIAQQCLKHEGVHEVEVVVHKPDAPITVPFDDVTITITRSRA from the coding sequence GTGGATCGTGTCGCGCTGCGCGGCCTCAAGGCCCGTGGACACCATGGCGTCTTCCCCCGGGAGCGTGAAGAGGGCCAGACCTTCATCGTGGACCTGGCCCTGAGCCTGGACACCCGGGCCGCGGCCGCCGCCGACGATCTCTCGCGGACCGTGCACTACGGCATCGTCGCGGAAGAGGTCGTCGCCATCGTCGAGGGCGAGCCCGTCGACCTGATCGAGACCCTCGCCGAACGCATCGCCCAGCAGTGCCTCAAGCACGAGGGAGTCCACGAGGTCGAGGTGGTCGTCCACAAGCCGGACGCCCCGATCACGGTCCCCTTCGACGACGTGACCATCACCATCACCCGGAGCCGAGCATGA